The Haloarcula halophila nucleotide sequence GGACCGTCTTCGTAGGTCGGAGACGGCGATCCCGACGGCGACCGTCCAGATCAGGAGTTCGAGGAAAAACGACGGCGACCAGAGGTAATAGACGAAGAACTCGCCGGGAGGGATCGCCAGCGGCGTCGGCGGGGTCACGAGCGGCCAGCCGAGAAACAGCGCGTCCCCGGGACGACCGTTGACGACGATGTGGAGAGCGTCGAGAAACAGGTGGGAACCCCAGCCGACCGCGAGAGCGATCCCGGTCCGTCCGGTGTACGCGGCCGCGACTGCCAGGGGAACCACCAGCGCGGAGTGACCGACCGTGTGATAGAGGTCGACGACGCCGGCCATCGCGAGTGGTTTATCGACGAGGTCGGGCAACGCTGCGCCGACGATCAGCCACAGCGGTGCCAAGCGCGACCAGCGACCCACTGACGCGGCCGCGAGGAGATGAGTCAGGAACAGCACACGGTCGATACGAGGGTCTACGCGCACTTGACTCTGCGTGGTCCCCCGCTCAGCGACCGCGGTCGATCGACGGCCACCCGTACCGGTCGAGGGACCACGTCGCGACCACGACAGCGCCGACACCGATCAGGACGCCGACGACGGTGTCGCTCAGGAAGTGAGTCCCGAGGTAGATCCGCGAGACCGCCACGAGGGTGGCGATCCCCGCGACGACACCGGTCGGAAGCCGCTGGGAGTCGCCGGCGACGAGTGCGAACACCGTCACCGCCGCGGCGTGGTCCGACGGGAACGAGTGGGGAGCCACGCTCGCTCCGTCCGTGAGACAGACGGGCTGGGGCGGAAACGGCCGCTGGACGAGTGCCATCAACGAGACGACGACGATCCCCGAGAGGAGCAGCGCGATCGTCCCCACTCGCCGTTCCCGCTGCCAGCCTGCCACGTAACAGAGCCCGAGGAACACGGCGGCCGCAGACGCCGAGCCCAGTCCCGTCACCGAGGTCATGAGCTTCGTCAGCACGGGGTGGCGAACCGCGAGGATAACGTCGACCGTCGCCGCATCGAGTTCGAGGACCCACGCGAGCAGTTCGGAGAGCAACTCCCTCATCCGTCCTGCTGTCCGGGCTGAGAAGTGTTTCGCTGGAATCGTGATACGCGGACGGTCGTAGCGAACGGTCGGATCATCTGCGCCGGCATAGGGACCGCCGTCGGAAACCCGTTTGGCGTCCCGAGGGGCGCGCCGACCCGACGGTATTTGTCAGTCGAGCGCCAACTGTCGGTATGGGACTGGCAACCGACTTCGTCAACGGGACGATCTCACTACTGATCAGCGTCGCGGTCACCGTCAAGCTAGCCGACGAGGACGACGGCCCGTACAGCCTCGGCGAGATGGCCCTCGCCGTCGCTATCACGGGCTTTCTCTCGGGGTTCTTCACGAGCTACTTCGCGAAGTGACACCGGGCCGTAGCGGTGCCCGCCGTTGGACTACCCGCAATGGTCGGCGTCGGCTTCCCGGCCGATGATTTATTCTTCCGTAGGCTAACCGTACAGCATGAGCACGGCGACACAGTCCGGCCCGATCGATCTCGATAGCTTGGGTCCGCTCCACTACCTGGGAATCGTCCTCGCACTCGTCAGCGGACTCATTCACGTCCGTCTCGGGCTCTCGTTCGCGCCGAGCCCGCTCGGGCTCTCCTTTCTCTTCGCTGGCGTCGTGTTCGTTCTCGCGTGCGTGGCAGTCGCCATGGACTACCGACGACGACTCGTCTACGGGTTGGGGGTCCCGTTTACCGCCGGTCAGATCGTCCTCTGGTACGTCGTGAACTTCGCCGGGGGTCCGAAGGCGTTCCCCGCCGACGTGGGGACGCTGGGAGCGATCGACAAGATCGCACAGCTCGTCCTGGTCGGCGTGTTGGTGGTGCTGCTCCGTCGGGAGTGAGTCACGGCGCGTACAGCAGGTCGTACTGGTGGGCGACGTAGGTCAACGCCTCGTCTGCGAGTTGTCGGCGTCGCGTCGCGAGCCAGTCTTGGGCACCGTCGACTGGACCGTCGGCGACTGCATCGGCGACGAACCCCAGGATACACTCCAGGAAGTACCGCTCGTCGGCCGGGTAGCCGTACGCGCGCGGGCGGACTATCCAGTCCGAGCTTCCGGCCGCCAGTAACTCCCCGTCGGCGGCCCGGAACCGCTCCATGAGGTGTCGTCCGGTCCGGGGGTCCCGTCCCGGCTGTCCCGCGATACTGTCGTGGTAGGCCCGTTCGATCCGGTCGTCGGCTGGATGATCGGGCTGGAACAGCGTCGTGCCGTCGAAGGTAATCGGGAGGTACGCGAGCCCCTCAGGCCCGAGGGCACGGTCGATGGCGTCGAGCAGGACGTCGTGGGCCACTAGGTCGGCGAAGGCCTGTGCGATCACGAGGTCGGCGTCCCGGTCCTCGACCGCCGTCGCGTCGCCGACGACGAACTCGACCTCGACGGAGCCGTCCGGTCCCACGGCGAACCCGTCGTCGGTTCGTGTGACCGTGTAGCCACGCTCTTCGAGGTCCGTTCTGTGGGTCTCGCGGGCGGACTCGACGAGCTCCCGGTCCTGTTCGATCCCGACGTAGTGGGACGGTTCGAGTCCCCAGTCGAGGAGGCGAGGGACCGTCACGCCCGTCCCTGGAGCGAACTCGACGACGGAAGGCGCGTCCGGGAGTCGGGCCACCAGCGCGTCCCGGACCCGGCGGTTCAGCGCGCGCTCGTCGACGGTGCGTTTCGCTTCCAGATACCGGACCTGTGCGTGATCCATGGTCACAGCGTCCGCTCGTAACTCGCCCACGCAACGTCGTCTTCCCACAGCCGGACCGTGAGCCGCTCGGGTACCGTCGTGTCGAGTCGCCGGGCGATCTCGTCGGCGAATATCCGTGCGAACCGCTCGACGCTCGGGTTTCCTTCGAAGGCAGGGAGGTCGTTCAGCAGTTCGTCCCGATACCGGTCGGCGAGTGCGTCCAGGACCGCTTCGACGTCGTCGATGTCGACGAGGTAGCCGTAGTCGCCCAGTTCCGGCCCGGCGAACCGGACGTCCGCCTCGTAGTGATGACTGTGGATCTCACCCTCCGGTCCAGGGTTCGGGACCGTCAGGTAGTGTTGTGCCACGAAATCACGGGAGACGGACAGTTCGTACATGGCCGTTCGGTGGGCTGGGAGCGGCTTAATTCCCCTGTTCGTCGTACGTGAAGACCGTACTCAACACGTCCCGCTCCGCGGTCAGCATCTCGTAGGCGATCGGCGCGTCGGCGAACGGAATTCGGTGCGTGATCAGTCGGTCGAGGTCGTGTCGCTCTACGACTTCGATGGCCCGATCCATCCGGCGGGCTTTCGTCCACCGACCCCGCAGTTCAGGCGAGAGCGTGCTCACCTGGCTCGATAGCAGGTCGACACGGCCGCGGTGGAACTGTCTACCGAGGTCCAGTTCCGCCGGTTTCGTTCCGTACCAGGAGCCGACTACCACACGCCCGTCGTAGCCGACCTGCTCGATCGCTGTGTCGAGCGCTGCGGGGTTGCCCGACGCTTCGACCGCGAGGTCGAACCCGTCCGGCCCGACAACATCGGTCACGCCGTCGAGTTCTTCGGGCGTCGCAGTCTCGGTCGCGCCGAACGCCGCCGCCAGTTCCCGCCGTGACACCACCGGGTCGACGACGACGAGCGCGGCCAGCGGGAACGACGACAGGACCGCCGTGGTCGCCAGTCCGATCGGGCCGGCGCCGAAGACGACGGCGCGCTCGCCGAATCGGGGAGCGGCGTCGAGGACGAAGTTCACCGCCGTCTCGGCGGTCGGGAACAGCGTCGCGGTCGCGGGGTCCAGTCCGTCGGGGACCGGGCGAAGCGCCTCCGGGGTAGCACAGAAGTGGCTCTCGTGGGGGTTGAACGCGAAGACGGTTCGGCCCTCCCACTCCGGGGAGATATCGGCTCCCGTCTCCGTGACGCGCCCGACCGCTGCGTAGCCGTAGGTGATCGGATACTCGAAGGTGCCGTCGAGGGTATCGATCGTCTCGTCGACCGGCAGTTCCTCGGGCACCTCGCCGTTGTACACGAGGAGTTCCGTCCCGGGGCTGACCCCGGAGACGAGTGTCTCGACGAGGGCCTCGTCGGCGTCGGGCTCGGGCCGGCGGTGCTCGCGGACGCTGACCGAACCCGGGCGGTCGAAGTAGAGGGTGCGAGCGGTGTCAGTCATCGGCCTCGGCGTCGGTCGCTGTCGTCACCCATTCGCCAGTCGCCCGGCCGCTCTCCAGTGCCTCCTTTGCGCCCTGTCCGGCCGCCTGTGCGGTCTCACCGGTCCCGACGCCGACGCGCATCTCGACGCCGGTCGTGTCCCGGACGGCGGCCAGGACCTCGTCGTAGACACCTGTCGGGAGGTTC carries:
- a CDS encoding metal-dependent hydrolase; protein product: MLFLTHLLAAASVGRWSRLAPLWLIVGAALPDLVDKPLAMAGVVDLYHTVGHSALVVPLAVAAAYTGRTGIALAVGWGSHLFLDALHIVVNGRPGDALFLGWPLVTPPTPLAIPPGEFFVYYLWSPSFFLELLIWTVAVGIAVSDLRRRSAARRPDSDEQ
- a CDS encoding phosphatase PAP2 family protein encodes the protein MRELLSELLAWVLELDAATVDVILAVRHPVLTKLMTSVTGLGSASAAAVFLGLCYVAGWQRERRVGTIALLLSGIVVVSLMALVQRPFPPQPVCLTDGASVAPHSFPSDHAAAVTVFALVAGDSQRLPTGVVAGIATLVAVSRIYLGTHFLSDTVVGVLIGVGAVVVATWSLDRYGWPSIDRGR
- a CDS encoding class I SAM-dependent methyltransferase, which encodes MDHAQVRYLEAKRTVDERALNRRVRDALVARLPDAPSVVEFAPGTGVTVPRLLDWGLEPSHYVGIEQDRELVESARETHRTDLEERGYTVTRTDDGFAVGPDGSVEVEFVVGDATAVEDRDADLVIAQAFADLVAHDVLLDAIDRALGPEGLAYLPITFDGTTLFQPDHPADDRIERAYHDSIAGQPGRDPRTGRHLMERFRAADGELLAAGSSDWIVRPRAYGYPADERYFLECILGFVADAVADGPVDGAQDWLATRRRQLADEALTYVAHQYDLLYAP
- a CDS encoding 6-pyruvoyl trahydropterin synthase family protein; protein product: MYELSVSRDFVAQHYLTVPNPGPEGEIHSHHYEADVRFAGPELGDYGYLVDIDDVEAVLDALADRYRDELLNDLPAFEGNPSVERFARIFADEIARRLDTTVPERLTVRLWEDDVAWASYERTL
- a CDS encoding zinc-dependent alcohol dehydrogenase produces the protein MTDTARTLYFDRPGSVSVREHRRPEPDADEALVETLVSGVSPGTELLVYNGEVPEELPVDETIDTLDGTFEYPITYGYAAVGRVTETGADISPEWEGRTVFAFNPHESHFCATPEALRPVPDGLDPATATLFPTAETAVNFVLDAAPRFGERAVVFGAGPIGLATTAVLSSFPLAALVVVDPVVSRRELAAAFGATETATPEELDGVTDVVGPDGFDLAVEASGNPAALDTAIEQVGYDGRVVVGSWYGTKPAELDLGRQFHRGRVDLLSSQVSTLSPELRGRWTKARRMDRAIEVVERHDLDRLITHRIPFADAPIAYEMLTAERDVLSTVFTYDEQGN